From Synoicihabitans lomoniglobus, the proteins below share one genomic window:
- the hemW gene encoding radical SAM family heme chaperone HemW → MSEISSPEVISSADDFAPLGLYLHVPFCASTCDFCAFYQTSPTVEGVRGFQIGIEKEMTLVTRTRPLSTVFWGGGTPGLLSARDIIRLGTLVREFNGGAAPAEWSVEMAPASVTDARLAALKEIGVTRISMGAQSFQPELLDALGRLHTREQVMRAYDRIRAADFASVNIDLMFALPGQDEAAWLADMTQAIELGPDHLSTYCLTFEEDTKLWVKLAEGKVKLDPEHEAQLYETTWERLNAAGYAQYEVANFARPGHVCRHNLNTWNMHEWIGLGPSAAGQHEGWRAANPSDLAQWQAEVARGERMTTDRVALTPELLAEDALIFGLRMTAGVDPVALARRFPSPAWTAARGVLLDLIEDELAERVDGRIRLTTRGRLLADSVGAAVMEAMDQA, encoded by the coding sequence ATGAGCGAAATCTCTTCGCCCGAGGTGATTTCGTCCGCTGACGATTTCGCCCCGCTGGGGCTGTATTTGCACGTGCCGTTTTGCGCGAGCACGTGTGATTTCTGTGCGTTCTACCAAACCAGCCCGACGGTGGAGGGCGTGCGCGGTTTTCAAATCGGTATTGAAAAGGAAATGACGCTGGTCACGCGAACCCGGCCGTTGAGCACGGTGTTCTGGGGCGGCGGCACGCCGGGTCTGCTTTCCGCCCGCGATATTATTCGGTTGGGCACCCTCGTCCGCGAGTTTAACGGCGGGGCGGCTCCGGCGGAATGGAGTGTGGAAATGGCCCCGGCATCCGTGACCGATGCGCGCCTCGCCGCGCTCAAGGAAATCGGGGTGACGCGCATTTCGATGGGGGCGCAAAGTTTCCAGCCGGAGCTGCTCGATGCGCTTGGTCGACTGCACACCCGCGAACAGGTGATGCGGGCCTATGACCGGATCCGGGCGGCCGATTTCGCCAGCGTGAACATCGATCTCATGTTTGCCCTGCCGGGGCAGGACGAGGCGGCGTGGCTGGCGGACATGACCCAAGCCATCGAACTCGGGCCCGATCATCTGTCGACCTACTGCCTCACCTTTGAGGAGGACACCAAACTCTGGGTGAAACTGGCCGAGGGCAAAGTGAAGCTCGACCCCGAACACGAGGCCCAACTCTACGAAACCACCTGGGAACGGCTCAACGCCGCCGGTTACGCCCAATACGAAGTGGCCAACTTCGCGCGGCCGGGCCACGTTTGTCGCCACAATCTGAACACGTGGAACATGCACGAATGGATCGGCCTCGGTCCCTCGGCGGCGGGGCAGCACGAGGGCTGGCGGGCGGCCAATCCCTCCGATTTAGCGCAGTGGCAGGCCGAGGTGGCCCGGGGCGAGCGCATGACCACCGATCGCGTGGCCCTCACCCCGGAGTTGCTGGCGGAGGATGCCTTGATTTTTGGGCTGCGCATGACGGCCGGCGTGGACCCGGTCGCCTTGGCCCGACGGTTTCCCAGCCCGGCTTGGACTGCGGCGCGAGGTGTGCTGCTCGACTTGATCGAGGATGAGTTGGCCGAACGCGTCGACGGTCGCATTCGCCTCACCACGCGCGGTCGTTTGCTGGCCGACTCCGTCGGTGCGGCCGTGATGGAGGCAATGGATCAGGCCTGA
- a CDS encoding IPT/TIG domain-containing protein, with the protein MQKNRISHARRIWQWIAASAALMLLAGCESMVITDLTPSTMPENPSQIYTFSARITPKSRGYVEGSLRPQIVIDGRIFTMESSPVGEDIYEFDYQIPSGRSQVSYYYLSTFDVSFGGETTPQEAYTGVTTVQLKGRLVLSMVANRGPVGARIGIVGQGFTAQDLVTVNGQPARTVFDSTNSLSFFVPPVAPGRNYQIAVTSPNGTQPVGTFRVDGLNVEVFPAALNLAQGESQTITFTIPQTAPAGGLLLDITTDVPDCIIMPEVVVPPGSNSVSIPVRGGLPGSGHLYLSGFGASEIPIPVTVR; encoded by the coding sequence ATGCAAAAGAACCGTATCTCTCACGCGAGACGAATCTGGCAATGGATCGCTGCTTCCGCAGCCCTCATGCTCCTGGCGGGCTGTGAGTCGATGGTCATCACCGACCTGACTCCCTCGACCATGCCGGAAAACCCATCACAGATCTACACCTTCTCGGCGCGGATCACGCCCAAGTCGCGCGGTTATGTCGAAGGTTCGCTCCGGCCCCAGATCGTCATCGATGGTCGGATCTTCACCATGGAATCGAGTCCCGTGGGCGAGGACATCTACGAATTCGACTACCAGATTCCGTCCGGACGTTCCCAGGTTTCCTACTATTATTTGTCGACCTTCGATGTCTCCTTCGGCGGTGAAACGACGCCGCAGGAAGCCTACACCGGCGTGACCACCGTGCAATTGAAAGGCCGACTCGTGCTCTCCATGGTGGCCAACCGTGGCCCGGTTGGCGCCCGCATCGGCATCGTCGGTCAAGGTTTCACCGCCCAGGACCTCGTCACCGTCAATGGTCAGCCCGCTCGCACCGTGTTTGATTCGACCAACTCCCTGAGCTTTTTCGTGCCCCCCGTCGCTCCCGGCCGCAATTACCAGATTGCGGTGACCAGCCCGAACGGCACGCAACCGGTCGGCACGTTTCGGGTCGATGGCCTCAACGTTGAAGTCTTCCCCGCCGCGCTGAATCTCGCTCAGGGCGAATCCCAGACGATTACCTTCACGATCCCGCAAACCGCCCCCGCCGGCGGTCTGCTGCTCGACATCACCACCGATGTGCCGGACTGCATCATCATGCCGGAAGTCGTCGTCCCTCCCGGGTCCAACTCCGTCAGCATCCCGGTGCGTGGCGGTTTGCCCGGCTCAGGTCACCTCTACCTTTCCGGATTCGGAGCGTCGGAAATCCCGATCCCCGTCACCGTGCGCTGA
- a CDS encoding endonuclease/exonuclease/phosphatase family protein, with the protein MRGRRISWWGSVFALIAVIGASAPPPPSALTVATYNVANYNLTDRPIEGGFRTHYPKPEREKSALRRVLHALDADVVALQEIGGASFLRELRRDLKGEGLDYPHAHVLDAADETRRVAVMSRIPLTTIVDHTDLNFKYFAGRAAVKRGLLEARFETAGGEVTLFIVHLKSKLTELRDDPESAARRGSEATVIRDRILEQFPDPAAARFLIVGDFNADPTERPFRAFTRRGDLVISEAVDAFDSRDETWTHRYRRADLYSRVDFVLASPLVLPTVVNGRATIHDGPATLTASDHRPVVVRLAFD; encoded by the coding sequence ATGCGTGGTCGGCGCATCAGCTGGTGGGGAAGCGTCTTCGCGCTGATCGCGGTCATCGGTGCATCCGCACCGCCGCCGCCTTCCGCGCTGACCGTGGCAACCTACAACGTCGCCAACTACAACCTGACCGACCGGCCCATCGAGGGAGGCTTTCGCACCCATTATCCCAAACCTGAACGGGAAAAATCGGCATTGCGGCGCGTGCTGCACGCCCTGGATGCGGATGTCGTCGCCCTCCAGGAAATCGGCGGCGCGTCCTTCCTGCGGGAGCTGCGGCGCGATCTGAAAGGCGAGGGCCTGGATTACCCGCACGCGCACGTGCTGGACGCGGCCGACGAGACTCGGCGCGTTGCCGTGATGAGTCGGATTCCGCTGACCACGATCGTGGACCACACCGACCTGAATTTCAAATACTTCGCCGGTCGGGCGGCGGTGAAGCGAGGGCTGTTGGAGGCACGGTTCGAGACGGCGGGGGGCGAGGTCACGCTGTTTATCGTGCATTTAAAAAGCAAACTCACCGAGCTTCGCGATGATCCGGAGTCGGCCGCCCGGCGGGGGAGTGAGGCGACGGTGATTCGCGATCGCATTCTGGAACAGTTTCCCGATCCGGCGGCGGCCCGATTTCTGATTGTGGGGGATTTTAATGCCGATCCGACCGAGCGACCGTTCCGCGCATTTACCCGGCGGGGGGATCTGGTGATCAGCGAGGCCGTCGACGCCTTCGATTCGCGGGACGAGACCTGGACGCATCGCTATCGGCGAGCGGACCTGTATTCGCGGGTCGATTTCGTGTTGGCTTCACCCTTGGTGCTGCCGACGGTGGTCAACGGACGAGCCACGATTCATGACGGGCCGGCCACGCTCACGGCCAGCGATCATCGCCCGGTGGTGGTGCGGCTCGCGTTCGATTGA
- a CDS encoding M48 family metallopeptidase gives MVLQIALVLIVARLGAELILAGLNRREVSRHAQTAPAAVAAIMDDATYRKSVDYTLAKAQFNNLCMIFDAAVLALVLASGVLPMLFAEVAAWAPGANWDDALFVLLAGVLLSIPGMPFEWWGQFRIEERFGFNKSTAKLWLSDKAKGLLLMFVIGFPLLWGLLGLVGWVGSLWWIWAFVLLFGFQLIMMVLYPKLILPLFNKLTPLPDGDLRDRLMALGERTGFKASTIEVIDGSKRSGHSNAYFTGFGRFRRIVLFDTLIEQLAPEELEAVLAHEVGHYKRGHIPKMLITGAAMQLGSFAALAWLLHSDWFLRGFGFPGGELAPALLLFGLLSGVVTFWISPLNNLMSRKHEYEADAFARDAMGSATPLIGALRKLAAKNLSNLTPHPWFSGFYYSHPTIVEREHAMTAKS, from the coding sequence ATGGTATTGCAGATCGCCTTGGTTTTGATCGTGGCCCGACTGGGGGCGGAATTGATCCTCGCCGGATTGAATCGACGGGAAGTTTCGCGGCATGCGCAGACCGCTCCGGCGGCGGTCGCCGCAATCATGGATGACGCCACTTACCGCAAGTCGGTCGACTACACGCTGGCCAAGGCGCAGTTTAACAATCTGTGCATGATCTTCGACGCCGCGGTGCTGGCGCTGGTGCTGGCGAGCGGGGTGCTCCCGATGCTGTTCGCCGAAGTGGCGGCCTGGGCACCGGGAGCCAATTGGGATGACGCCCTGTTCGTCCTGTTGGCGGGCGTGTTGCTGTCGATCCCGGGCATGCCGTTCGAATGGTGGGGGCAGTTTCGCATCGAGGAACGTTTTGGGTTCAACAAAAGCACGGCCAAGCTGTGGTTGTCCGACAAAGCCAAGGGCCTGCTGCTCATGTTCGTGATCGGTTTCCCCCTGTTGTGGGGTCTCCTCGGTCTGGTCGGCTGGGTGGGGTCGCTGTGGTGGATCTGGGCGTTCGTGCTGCTGTTCGGGTTTCAGCTAATCATGATGGTGCTCTACCCGAAGTTAATTCTGCCGCTCTTTAACAAGCTCACGCCATTGCCGGATGGCGATTTGCGCGACCGGCTGATGGCGCTCGGCGAGCGCACCGGTTTCAAGGCTTCAACGATCGAGGTCATCGACGGCAGCAAGCGCTCCGGCCACTCCAATGCCTATTTCACGGGGTTTGGTCGTTTTCGTCGTATCGTGCTCTTCGATACATTGATCGAGCAATTGGCGCCGGAGGAACTCGAGGCGGTGCTCGCTCACGAGGTGGGGCACTACAAGCGCGGCCACATCCCCAAGATGCTCATCACCGGTGCGGCCATGCAGCTGGGATCGTTTGCCGCGCTGGCGTGGTTGCTCCATTCGGACTGGTTCCTGCGTGGCTTTGGGTTTCCCGGCGGTGAACTCGCCCCGGCGCTGCTGTTGTTTGGGCTGCTCAGCGGCGTGGTGACGTTTTGGATTTCTCCGCTCAACAATCTCATGTCGCGAAAGCACGAATACGAAGCCGATGCTTTCGCGCGCGATGCCATGGGCTCGGCGACCCCGTTGATCGGCGCGCTGCGCAAGCTCGCGGCCAAAAACCTGAGCAACCTCACCCCGCATCCATGGTTCAGTGGGTTTTACTATTCGCATCCGACCATCGTGGAGCGCGAGCACGCGATGACGGCCAAGTCCTGA